The following DNA comes from Riemerella anatipestifer ATCC 11845 = DSM 15868.
TATAGAAAAATATGCGATATAGTAGAAAACAAATAACTAAAGCAGGAGAAAAACTTATATCTTCAAAGTCAGATAGTGAAATTAATGAAGCATTAAGTATGATTAACAGTTGGAGAACAACTCATTTGCATCCACTTGTTGTATTAAAAAACAGTTTAATACGTCTTTTGTCAAAAAATAATATTGAACCAAAATTAATTTCACAAAGACTTAAAAGATTAACATCAATAGTTTATAAGCTTGACCTAAACCCAAGTATGGGCTTAGGTGGAATGCAAGATATTGGAGGCTATCGTGCTGTTTTGAAAGATGTTAGAGACTTGAAAAAATTGAACGAAGCGTTGAAAAATCAAAGAAGTAATCATAAACTTGAAAAAATTGTGGATTATGTTAATGAGCCCAAACATACAGGTTATAGAAGTATTCATTACATTTATAAATATTCGTCAACAAAAGAAGATTATGACGGATTGAAAATTGAATTACAAATTAGAACGAAACTGCAACACAATTGGGCAACCGCTGTTGAAACAGCGGGGATAATAACTAAAACATCTTTAAAATCAAATCAAGGTCCAGATGAATGGCTAGACTTTTTTAAAGTGGTAAGTTCGCTATTCGCAATTAAGGAGAAACTTCCAGTTATGGAAGAGCATAAAAATCTATCGATGGAAGATTTGATGATTAAATGTTACAATTACTGCAATGAATTAAATATTTTAACAAAATTGAAAGCGATAAGAGTTTCTACAAATAGAATTGAGTCAGATAATTTTCCAGGGGATTACTATTTGCTTAACATCAACCTTGTCCAAATGTCAGTAAATATTCAAATCTTCAATAAGAATCAATTTGAATATGCAACAAAAGAATATTTAAGACTTGAAACTAGTATTAAAGAGAGCGAAAATGCTGTTGTATTAGTTTCGGCTTCCTCTTTAAAAACTCTAAAAAAAGCATATCCTAGCTACTTTCTTGACACTTCTGAATTTATCCAAGCAATTGAAAAAATGAATACAAATTGTAAGGAAAAAAAATATGTTTAACAAAAACGTCGCATAACATAGTATTTGCAAAAGGCGGGGTTAAGTGCAGGGTTGAAAATTTAGTAATATTTATCCGCTTCTGCTTTTCCGTATTACTTTTTTTGAGTAAATTAGCATGACGGAAAAAGCATCCGCTTCGGTTGAACTGAATTGAACTTAAAGTTCATTTCAGCTCCGCCCTTCGCAAATACTTTTCCCGTTGTGCGTCAGCTTATTCGAACATTGTGCATAAAACAAACTGAAAAATTAAGTTGTGATATTTGGAAACTTTTGTATCTTTGTTGAAAATTTACATAAAACAACTAAATGCAATTTTTTGAAACACGATTTTTAGAAGAAGCTGACAAGTTTATTTCTGAACTTGATGAAAAAACTGCTAGAAAACTGTTTTATAACATTGATTTAGCCCAACAAACAAACGACCCAAGACTTTTCAAAAAACTTAAAAATGACATTTGGGAGTTTAGAACACTTTATGCAGGACTTCAAATTCGACTTCTTGCATTTTGGGACAAAACAGACGGAAAAGAAACTTTAGTACTTGCAACGCACGGGTTTATAAAGAAAGTTAACAAAGTCCCAACAAAAGAAATTGACAAAGCGGTCAAAATTAGAGAAAAATATTTTAGTAATAAACAAAATAGCAAATAAAATGGCAAATAACGAAATTAAATCATACTCACTTGCCGAAATGAAAGATAAATATATCGGTAAAGTTGGAACAAAAGAACGTGACGAGTACGAATATGAACTACGAATGGATGTTTTAGGTAAAATGATTAAAACGGCTCGACAAGAACGAAATTTGACACAAGAACAATTAGGACAAATTGTTGGCGTTCAAAAATCTCAAATTTCCAAATTAGAAAGTAGTGCAAACAGTGCGACAATTGACACGATAATTAAAGTGTTTAAAGCATTGAAAGCCGAAATTAACTTTAATGTGAAACTTGAAGAACAACATATAAAACTAGTCTAAAACAAAGCCGAACGCACAACAAGGTATTGCCGCAAGCGGGGTTAATTGCTTTTTTAGAAACTTTTGTTTACTTTTGAAGTATGGTATTTTAGTTGAAGTTAGGTGCTAATAAGCCCCGCCTTCGGCAATACCCTGACCGTTAGCAGAAATTTTATGAAAACAGTCCTCTCAACAATGTTTTACTTAACAATTTTATCTTGTAATAATTCAAATAGCAATAATATGGTTTTTTTTGATAAATTTTTTGGAAAGAAAGAACAATCGGAACAAACTTCAAAACCTAATTCTAACTCTTTAAAAATTGAAAAAACAGCTGAAATGCTGGATGAAGATTTATACTGGAAAATTATTGATAATTCATTAAAAAATTCAGAAAATCAAGATGAACAAGAAAAGTTTCTAATTTCGGAAATTAGCAAATTAACCCCTAAGCAAATGATTGGATTTCGTTTAAGAACCGACAAACTTCTCTACGATACGTATAATTCTGAAATGTGGTGTGCTAGTTATTTAATGAATGGAGGAAGTTCCGATGACGGATTTGAGTATTTTAGAAATTGGGTAATTTCGAGAGGTAAAGATGTTTATTACAAAGCAAAAGAAAATCCTGATACTCTAATTTCTCAAAAAGATTTCGGAGAAGAAGGTTTTTATGAATTTGAACTTTTTTGGTATGTAGCTTTAGAAGCATTCCGACAACGAACAGGACAAGATTTATATGATTTTATTGACGAAGATAATTTTACTACGAAAGAAGGAAATTATCCTGAATTTGAATTTACTTGGAAAGAAGAAAATCCTGAAAGTATGAAAAAAATATGTCCTAAAATTTACGAAGAATTTACGAATAAATAAAAACTTCTGCTAACAAGGGTTTTGCGTCAGGCGGGCTAAAGTGCAAAATTCAGGTTTTGTACTTCTATGAAAATTTGTATATTAGCCGAACATCTTGGCTTCGAAAGCCCGCCCGAACGCAAAGCCCCCGACCGTTAGCGGTCAGCTTAAAAAAGGACACGAACAAAATGAACAAAGAAATTATATCGAAAATTATTGGACGACTTAGACAAGATGAAAGTTTTCCTGATTGGTGGAAAAGTGAAGAGGTAGCAATTCCATTTTTCGACAACGACAAGTTGACGATAACCTTTATGGATTTTGAACCCGAACACGACAAGACATTTATTGACGAAGCAGACCAAGCTTTGACAAATTTTTTGAAGCTAAACGCAAACGACCGAAATTTGATTTCTGAATTGGCTTATAAAAACTGTATGGATTTTTTGGACGCAGTTGAATATGACGAAGCAGACGAACCATTAAGACAGATAAAAAACAAGAACGAAATTTGGAAATTCATACAGCCGACAGAAATTTATGTAACAAGACGACCTTACAAGGAGCAAGATATTTATGTTCAAATTGCTTGTGAGTGCGATTGGGAACAAGAACACGGACTTCAATTAGTATTTAGACAAGGGAAAAAACTCACGAGAATTAGTGACCAAGACGGACATTTAACAGAAGCTGATGCTTACGACAAACCAGACGAGGAAGATGAATTACTATCAAGATTTTAATGACTGAGAACAAGAAAGCCGAACCGCTAACAAGGTATTGCCAAAAGCGGGGCTGAACGGCTTCGATTGGAAATTTGTGCAAGGTTCAACATTCGTTCTTCGATTGAACTTTTATGCTAAAAATCCCCGCCTTCGGCAATACCCGAGCCGTTGTACGACATTTTAAAAAAGGTTGTCAAAAAACTAAACTAATTATAATTAAAAAAGAAAATTTATGAAAAAAACATTATTCCTAAGTGTTTTAAGTTTACTCACAATTTCTTGTTCAGATAATTTATCTGAATCTAAAGTTAAGAGTCTTGTAAATGAATGTTTGGAAAAAGATCCTATTTATGGAAAAGGAGTTATTAGAAGTGGAAAGGTTTCTTATATGTCTGAAGAAGATATAAATCAATATCAAGAATTACAAAAAAAAGGGTTGTTAACAATTGAAAGTAAGGAAGAAAAAAGTGGTTGGTTTACAAATAAATTTCAATTAGTTGCTTTGACTGACAAATCTAAGTCTTATGTAATTGAAAGTAAAGATATATCTGAAAACACTAAAGTCAATTATGTGAAGTTATATACAAATAAGTTAGATAAAGTTGGTTCAATTCAAGAAATTCCTTCAATGAACATTGCTGAAGTAAGTGTTACCTATAAAAAAGAAGATAAGACACCATTTTATGATGTGTTAGAAAAGGACAAAACAGATTTTAATACGAAAAAGATAGCACTGAAAAAAACTGAGAATAACGGTTGGATTTATTGTGAAAAATAAAAAAAACGTCGTACAACATAGTATTTGCAAAAGGCGGAGTTGAGGGAATGATAGAAAGTTCAGTAATATTTCAATCGCAAAATGCTTTTCAATTCAACTATTTTGATTAATTTAGTTTCATTGAAAAAGCATTTGCTACGGTTGGACTGAATTGAACTTAAGGTTCATTTCAGTTCCGCCCTTCGCAAATACTTTTCCCGTTGTAACCAATTTAGGAAAACCTTGTGGGAAAAATAACGGAAAAAGAAAATGAAGATTTAAAAGCTGATTTTGTATTACTAATGCACCCACGTTCCAAGTGGTTGTTTTGGAAATACTTTCGGAAATATCGAATAGAAGGCTCTTTATGGAATAGCTCTGAATTTATTGTTTACAAGGGAATAGAGGTTGAATTTATGTTTTATTCACGAGAAAATGAATTATTATTTCAAGAAACCTATGAATTAGACCGCTGGTTACCTCCTCGAACTAAACGAGAATTGATAATAGATTTACCTGAATTAGTGAAGAAAACAGAACGGAAATTTAACCATTTTGATTACCGAATTACTAAGTGGATAGAAGTATCAGGAGTAGGAGGACATAATACCGTTAAACCTTAACTCCATCAAATTCTGGTGTCTAAACCTCATAAATAATTGATTTTCATATTTTTACAACACGACACAGAATAACCTAATTATTGCATTAAGTATTAAAAATCAAAATGTTACAATGTTTAAACTGTCTGAACAATCGGATTTAGGGTTAAGTATAAAGATAAAGAAATAAAAACTGGTTACAACAAGGTATTGCCGCAAGCGGGGGTAATTGTTTTTTTAGAAAATTTTGTTTATCTTTGAGGTGTGGTATTTTAGTTGAAGTTAAGTGCAAAGAAGCCCCGCCTTCGGCAATACCCTGACCGTTAGCGGCAATCGTATCAAAACGCACGGCTGAAAAGAAATTTTTTGAATATGAGCATTAACAAAGCCCAAATTCTAAAAAACATTCGAATTACAGTGCATTAACACATACAGAATAACAACAGTTGATAAAACAATAAAATGAAAAACGGATTTAAAGTAATTGGAATTTCCACTCGGACAACAAACAAAGACAACAAATCAAAGGAAGATTTGGGAAAACTTTGGGGGCAATTCTATGCGGAAAACATTTTTGAGAAGATACCGAATAAAGTATCAGATGAAATATTTTCAATTTATACTGATTACAAAAGCAACTACACCGAGGAATATACTACGATTATAGGTGTTCCTGTTTCAACACTAAATGAAATCCCTAACGGATTAGTCGGTCGGGAATTTGAAGCCGAGAATTTTCAAAAATTCGTAGCAAAAGGCGAAATGCCGAACGCTGTTATCAATACTTGGATAGACATTTGGAATAGAGACGAAGAACTCAATAGAAAATATACGTATGACTTTGAAGTATATGGGGAAAACAGCCAAAAAGGTCAAGATTCGGAAGTGGAGATTTATATCGCAACAAAATAAGGAAAAACACCTGCCGCTAACATAGTATTTGCAAAAGGCGGGGTTAAGTGCAGGGTTGAAAATTTGGTAATATTTAGTCGCTCCTGCTTTTCCGTATTACTTTTTTCTTAAATTAGCAATACGGAAAAAGCATCCGCTTCGGTTGTGCTGAATTGAACTTATCGTCCAATTCAAACCCGCCCTTCGGCAATACCCTGACCGTTACCAGCTATACACTCCAAACATTTCGCTAAGGACTTGAAACGATTAAAAAACGCTCTAAATTGTGAATAATAAGAAACTGAACTTAGACCCAGCCGAGCAGTGCGTGTTAGGGGGTCTAAATTCATTTTCTACAACGGACGACTTAAAAGCATATTTTTGAATGAGCCGACTCCTAAAAAATGTTGGAGAGTACAGCTGATAACTTTTAACGCTCGACAGAATGTTGGACTTTTAAAACCTAAAAAAGAGGAAAAATCCCAAAGGAAAGGAACTCAAACTGACGAAAAGCGGAAAAACGAATGGATTTCGGAACTGAAAACAGAAAAAGAATAACTAAAAAACTGTGGAACTGACTAAAGGCTGAAAAACTAAACGGTCAAATTGTGGACTTGAACGCTGAAAACGTGAAAAATGTGCGGACTGAAAACTATGCGGAAAAGACACCACGCTGAAAAAAATAGTACAGCTGGTAACAAGGTATTGCCGCAAGCGGGGGATATTTGCATTTTAGAAACTTTTGTTTATCTTTGAAGTATGGTATTTTAGTTGAAGTTAGGTGCTGAGAAGCCCCGCCTTCGGCAATACCCCGACCGTTGTAATCAATTTAGGAAAACCTTGTGGGAAAAATAACGGAAAAAATAAATGAAGATTTAAAAGCTGATTTTGTGTTACTAATGCACCCACGTTCTAAGTGGTTGTTTTGGAAATACTTTCGGAAATATCGAATAGAAGGCTCTTTGTGGAATATCTCTGAATTTATTGTTTACAAAGGAATAGAGGTCGAATTTATGTTTTATTCACGAGAAAACGAATTATTATTTCAAGAAACCTATGAATTAGACCGCTGGTTACCTCCTCGAACTAAACGAGAATTGATAATAGATTTACCTGAATTAGTGAAGAAAACAGAACGGAAATTTAACCATTTTGATTACCGAATTACTAAATGGATAGAAGTATCAGGAGTGGGAGGACATAATACCGTTAAACCCTAACTCTGTCAAATTTTTCTGTTTGAATCATATAAGTTATTGATTTTCATATTTTTACAACACAGTGCAGAATAACCTAATTATTGCATTAAGTATTAAAAATCAAAATGTTACAATGGTTAAATTGTCTGAACAATCGGATTTAGGGTTAAGTATAAAGATAAAGAAATAAAGAAATAAAACTGGTTACAACAAGGTATTGCCGCAAGCGGGGTTAATTGTTTTTTTAGAAAATTTTGTTTATCTTTGAAGAGTGGTATTTTAGTTGAAGTTAGGTGCTAATAAGTCCCGCCTTCGGCAATACCCGGACCGTTAGCCGACACCCCACGAGCGATCGTGCAAAAATCGACATTCCGACAAATTTCAGCTTTGGAGTAACTTCAAACAAAAATTAAAATTGTATATTTGGAACGTATTTTGAATAAAAATGAAATGACTAAATATAAAATAGCAAAACC
Coding sequences within:
- a CDS encoding helix-turn-helix domain-containing protein produces the protein MANNEIKSYSLAEMKDKYIGKVGTKERDEYEYELRMDVLGKMIKTARQERNLTQEQLGQIVGVQKSQISKLESSANSATIDTIIKVFKALKAEINFNVKLEEQHIKLV
- a CDS encoding GyrI-like domain-containing protein, which codes for MKNGFKVIGISTRTTNKDNKSKEDLGKLWGQFYAENIFEKIPNKVSDEIFSIYTDYKSNYTEEYTTIIGVPVSTLNEIPNGLVGREFEAENFQKFVAKGEMPNAVINTWIDIWNRDEELNRKYTYDFEVYGENSQKGQDSEVEIYIATK
- a CDS encoding RelA/SpoT domain-containing protein gives rise to the protein MRYSRKQITKAGEKLISSKSDSEINEALSMINSWRTTHLHPLVVLKNSLIRLLSKNNIEPKLISQRLKRLTSIVYKLDLNPSMGLGGMQDIGGYRAVLKDVRDLKKLNEALKNQRSNHKLEKIVDYVNEPKHTGYRSIHYIYKYSSTKEDYDGLKIELQIRTKLQHNWATAVETAGIITKTSLKSNQGPDEWLDFFKVVSSLFAIKEKLPVMEEHKNLSMEDLMIKCYNYCNELNILTKLKAIRVSTNRIESDNFPGDYYLLNINLVQMSVNIQIFNKNQFEYATKEYLRLETSIKESENAVVLVSASSLKTLKKAYPSYFLDTSEFIQAIEKMNTNCKEKKYV
- a CDS encoding type II toxin-antitoxin system RelE/ParE family toxin; translation: MQFFETRFLEEADKFISELDEKTARKLFYNIDLAQQTNDPRLFKKLKNDIWEFRTLYAGLQIRLLAFWDKTDGKETLVLATHGFIKKVNKVPTKEIDKAVKIREKYFSNKQNSK
- a CDS encoding DUF6985 domain-containing protein; the protein is MNKEIISKIIGRLRQDESFPDWWKSEEVAIPFFDNDKLTITFMDFEPEHDKTFIDEADQALTNFLKLNANDRNLISELAYKNCMDFLDAVEYDEADEPLRQIKNKNEIWKFIQPTEIYVTRRPYKEQDIYVQIACECDWEQEHGLQLVFRQGKKLTRISDQDGHLTEADAYDKPDEEDELLSRF
- a CDS encoding DUF4240 domain-containing protein — encoded protein: MVFFDKFFGKKEQSEQTSKPNSNSLKIEKTAEMLDEDLYWKIIDNSLKNSENQDEQEKFLISEISKLTPKQMIGFRLRTDKLLYDTYNSEMWCASYLMNGGSSDDGFEYFRNWVISRGKDVYYKAKENPDTLISQKDFGEEGFYEFELFWYVALEAFRQRTGQDLYDFIDEDNFTTKEGNYPEFEFTWKEENPESMKKICPKIYEEFTNK